From a single Arachis hypogaea cultivar Tifrunner chromosome 3, arahy.Tifrunner.gnm2.J5K5, whole genome shotgun sequence genomic region:
- the LOC140183591 gene encoding uncharacterized protein yields the protein MDQAIRQVLQKPDLVGRMMTWAIKLSQYDFQYEPRHAIKAQVMANFLVEVTGNPHEVPSTRWKPHVDRASNQTFGGAGIILEIPIEVVYEQSIKFEFPVSNNQAEYEALIGVLLLAREVGATKVEVCSDSQVVTSQINGMYQARDFLLQKYLKKVKKMSEEFYEVAVQHIPRERNTKADLLSKLASTKPGMGNRSLIQGLVKEPTVILHITQTANILSWMDPITDFLEKGKLPDDDKAAKALRREVKYLIVAIDHYTKWVEAEPLASISSANCRRFMWRQVISRFGVPEVVVLDNGTQFTDKKFREFLDGLGIKQKFSSVKQPQTNGQVEAANKVILQGLKKQLDQKKGAWSSTGETPYRLTYGVDAVIPVKIGEPSPRLLLDGVEEAVNKDLVDENREIAHLSETALKQRIALHYNAKVLKRNFEPNDMILRCNDVGMPTPGEGKLAANWEGPYMIKEVVGNGAYKLKRLDDRKVPRTWNVGNLRRFYF from the exons ATGGATCAAGCGATCCGCCAAGTCTTGCAAAAGCCCGACCTGGTGGGAAGGATGATGACTTGGGCAATCAAGCTGTCTCAGTATGATTTTCAATATGAACCCAGACATGCAATCAAGGCCCAGGTGATGGCCAATTTCCTGGTGGAAGTGACGGGAAACCCTCACGAAGTACCGAGCACACGGTGGAAACCCCATGTGGACAGAGCTTCCAACCAAACATTTGGAGGAGCAGGGATCATCCTAGAGATCCCAATCGAAGTGGTATACGAGCAATCAATCAAATTCGAGTTCCCGGTGTCCAATAACCAAGCAGAGTATGAAGCCCTTATTGGTGTCCTACTCTTAGCAAGGGAAGTTGGGGCAACCAAAGTGGAGGTGTGCAGCGACTCTCAGGTCGTCACATCCCAGATTAATGGAATGTATCAAGCCCGGGATTTCCTGCTGCAAAAATACTTGAAAAAGGTAAAAAAGATGAGCGAAGAATTCTATGAAGTCGCGGTGCAACACATTCCAAGGGAGAGGAATACCAAAGCTGATCTCCTATCAAAGCTGGCGAGCACGAAGCCAGGGATGGGGAACCGATCTCTAATACAGGGCTTAGTGAAGGAACCAACAGTCATTTTACATATAACCCAAACAGCCAACATCCTCTCATGGATGGATCCGATTACCGACTTCTTAGAAAAGGGTAAGCTCCCTGATGACGACAAGGCTGCAAAAGCGCTAAGAAGAGAG GTCAAGTACCTAATTGTGGCCATCGACCATTACACAAAGTGGGTGGAGGCTGAGCCGTTGGCCAGCATATCCTCGGCAAACTGCCGAAGGTTTATGTGGAGACAAGTAATCTCCAGATTCGGAGTCCCTGAGGTCGTCGTCTTGGACAATGGGACACAGTTTACCGACAAAAAGTTCCGAGAGTTCCTTGACGGCTTAGGGATAAAGCAGAAGTTCTCATCTGTCAAGCAACCACAGACTAACGGCCAAGTCGAAGCGGCAAACAAGGTCATCCTACAGGGCCTTAAGAAGCAACTTGACCAAAAGAAAGGAGCCTGG TCTTCCACCGGGGAGACGCCCTACCGGCTCACCTACGGGGTCGACGCGGTAATACCTGTGAAAATTGGAGAACCGAGCCCACGACTACTCCTGGATGGAGTCGAGGAAGCCGTGAATAAGGACTTAGTTGATGAGAACAGAGAGATAGCCCACTTGTCAGAGACGGCGTTGAAACAAAGAATAGCCTTGCATTACAACGCTAAAGtgctaaaaagaaattttgaaccAAACGACATGATCTTGCGATGTAACGATGTGGGGATGCCGACACCAGGAGAAGGGAAGTTAGCGGCAAATTGGGAAGGCCCGTACATGATAAAGGAAGTAGTCGGAAATGGAGCCTATAAGTTGAAGCGACTGGACGACAGGAAAGTTCCGAGAACGTGGAATGTGGGAAACCTAAGGAGGTTCTACTTTTAG